One genomic segment of Streptomyces sp. TLI_146 includes these proteins:
- a CDS encoding Glu/Leu/Phe/Val dehydrogenase dimerization domain-containing protein, translating to MLNSRAFCRALFMTDGGTMVSVIEYADPVVHCPGYLVYDATDCRLAAGGCRMQAGLTADTLKTLAGRMTLKQRVLGVNVDGAKCGIAYDPHGPHREEVLRRFVAFLAGELTTRFSMGCDMGTRFEELDRMAAALGIGSAKTAVRRAQRITEREFRARMDLLGTRVGLLTLGQRRAGQALAHSALAATAHTGRRDSQVSVALQGFGNLGRAAALALLEAGVRITVVADEYGCAVDPRGLDIARMLTLDQSRPVQSLLAEPMRLPREALLELPADVLVLAAGEDAVTASQAAVLPVPIVAVGANCGLSATAERLLLDRGVVVVPDFIGGIGGSASMEALFGPRATPTAPEVLDTIGAMMRELVGDILCGARDRRVSPRQVAADIAASAIVSPGDKPYGASPYRPTRPTPRGGRGRSVRTPQKSERRPS from the coding sequence TTGCTCAATTCGCGCGCCTTCTGCCGCGCGCTCTTCATGACCGACGGGGGAACCATGGTCAGCGTCATCGAGTATGCGGATCCGGTTGTGCACTGTCCCGGCTACCTGGTGTACGACGCCACCGACTGCCGCCTCGCGGCGGGCGGGTGCCGTATGCAGGCCGGACTCACGGCCGACACCCTCAAGACCCTCGCGGGGCGCATGACGCTCAAGCAGCGCGTGCTCGGGGTCAACGTCGACGGTGCCAAGTGCGGCATCGCCTACGACCCGCACGGGCCGCACCGCGAGGAGGTACTGCGCCGGTTCGTCGCCTTCCTGGCCGGCGAGCTGACCACCCGCTTCAGCATGGGCTGCGACATGGGCACCCGGTTCGAGGAACTGGACAGGATGGCCGCCGCGCTCGGCATCGGCTCCGCCAAGACCGCCGTCCGGCGGGCCCAGCGGATCACCGAGCGGGAGTTCCGGGCCCGGATGGACCTGCTCGGCACACGGGTCGGTCTGCTCACCCTCGGCCAGCGCCGGGCGGGCCAGGCCCTCGCCCACTCCGCGCTCGCCGCCACCGCCCACACCGGCCGCCGCGACAGCCAGGTCAGCGTCGCCCTCCAGGGCTTCGGCAACCTGGGCCGGGCCGCCGCCCTCGCCCTGCTCGAAGCGGGCGTACGCATCACGGTCGTGGCCGACGAGTACGGCTGCGCGGTCGACCCGCGCGGCCTCGACATCGCCCGCATGCTCACCCTCGACCAGAGCCGCCCGGTCCAGAGCCTGCTGGCCGAGCCGATGCGGCTGCCGCGCGAGGCCCTGCTCGAACTGCCCGCCGACGTGCTCGTCCTCGCGGCCGGCGAGGACGCGGTGACCGCCTCGCAGGCGGCGGTGCTGCCGGTGCCGATCGTCGCCGTGGGCGCCAACTGCGGGCTGAGCGCCACCGCCGAGCGGCTCCTGCTCGACCGGGGAGTCGTGGTCGTCCCCGACTTCATCGGCGGGATCGGCGGCTCGGCCTCGATGGAGGCGCTCTTCGGGCCCCGCGCCACCCCGACGGCGCCCGAGGTGCTCGACACCATCGGGGCGATGATGCGCGAGCTCGTCGGGGACATCCTGTGCGGTGCGCGCGACCGGCGGGTGAGTCCCCGTCAGGTGGCCGCCGACATCGCGGCCTCAGCGATCGTCTCGCCCGGCGACAAGCCCTACGGCGCAAGTCCCTACCGCCCGACCCGCCCCACGCCCCGGGGCGGCCGGGGGCGTTCCGTCCGTACCCCGCAGAAGTCCGAGAGGCGACCGTCATGA
- a CDS encoding MarR family winged helix-turn-helix transcriptional regulator, producing the protein MFQGLQGWHGFLLRKAGQRFTEQAEQALAHLDITLRQFGVLNVVDSEPGINQRMVGQTLRIDRTTIVGLVDDLERKNLLERRRGADRRTFALYLTDHGTVCLRDAGDLMVKIHESFLQPLSAAERDVLRELLQRLAVADDSSAL; encoded by the coding sequence TTGTTCCAGGGGTTGCAAGGCTGGCACGGCTTCCTTCTCCGCAAGGCCGGCCAGCGCTTCACCGAGCAGGCCGAGCAGGCACTGGCCCATCTGGACATCACGCTGCGTCAGTTCGGGGTGCTGAACGTGGTGGACTCCGAGCCCGGTATCAACCAGCGCATGGTCGGTCAGACCCTGCGGATCGACCGGACGACCATCGTCGGGCTCGTCGACGACCTGGAGCGCAAGAACCTCCTGGAGCGTCGTCGCGGCGCCGACCGCAGAACCTTCGCGCTCTATCTGACCGACCACGGCACCGTGTGCTTGCGGGATGCCGGGGACCTGATGGTCAAGATCCATGAATCGTTCCTGCAGCCCCTGTCGGCGGCGGAGCGCGATGTGCTGCGTGAGCTACTGCAACGGCTCGCGGTCGCGGACGACTCGTCGGCCCTGTAG
- a CDS encoding nitric oxide synthase oxygenase has translation MRKFLARPRRPASGGPAPAEAALWREAAEFVRLHHAEEPALGGPRRRLAEVRDEIRATGTYRHTTEELTFGARVAWRNSNRCIGRLYWRSLRVRDLRRLTDAEPIAEACAEHLVHATNGGRIRPLITVFAPDAPGRPAPRIWNEQLIRYAGYRAQDGRVLGDPRNAGLTDLALRLGWPGGPRTAFDVLPLVVEGVDDKPRVFELPRHAVLEVPLDHPDHPWSQEWGLRWHAVPAISGMCLEIGGIHYPAAPFNGWYMGTEIGARNLADTDRYDLLPRVAERLGLDTADDRSLWKDRALVELNRAVLHSFDRAGVTMADHHTESRRFVRHLEREEHKGRSVPADWSWIVPPMSGATTEVFHRTYDAAELRPRFAHHPEAAARARGESIRRMS, from the coding sequence ATACGGAAATTCCTCGCCAGGCCGAGGCGCCCCGCGAGCGGCGGTCCGGCTCCGGCCGAAGCGGCGCTGTGGCGGGAGGCCGCCGAGTTCGTCCGGCTGCACCACGCGGAGGAGCCCGCGCTCGGCGGGCCTCGGCGGCGCCTCGCGGAGGTGCGCGACGAGATCCGCGCCACGGGGACGTACCGGCACACCACCGAGGAGCTGACGTTCGGCGCCCGGGTGGCCTGGCGCAACAGCAACCGCTGCATCGGCCGCCTCTACTGGCGCTCGCTGCGGGTGCGCGATCTGCGCCGCCTCACCGACGCCGAGCCGATCGCCGAGGCGTGCGCCGAGCATCTGGTCCACGCCACCAACGGCGGCCGCATCCGGCCCCTGATCACCGTGTTCGCCCCGGACGCGCCCGGCCGCCCGGCCCCGCGCATCTGGAACGAGCAGCTCATCCGGTACGCGGGCTACCGCGCCCAGGACGGCCGGGTCCTCGGCGACCCGCGCAACGCGGGGCTCACCGACCTGGCGCTGCGGCTCGGCTGGCCGGGCGGCCCGCGGACCGCGTTCGACGTGCTGCCGCTGGTCGTGGAGGGCGTCGACGACAAGCCGCGGGTCTTCGAACTGCCCCGGCACGCCGTCCTGGAGGTGCCGCTCGACCACCCCGACCACCCGTGGAGCCAGGAGTGGGGGCTGCGCTGGCACGCGGTGCCCGCGATCTCGGGGATGTGTCTGGAGATCGGCGGCATCCACTATCCGGCCGCGCCCTTCAACGGCTGGTACATGGGGACCGAGATCGGCGCCCGCAACCTCGCCGACACCGACCGGTACGACCTGCTGCCGCGCGTGGCCGAGCGGCTCGGCCTGGACACCGCCGACGACCGCTCGCTGTGGAAGGACCGCGCCCTGGTCGAGCTCAACCGGGCCGTGCTGCACTCCTTCGACCGGGCCGGGGTCACCATGGCCGACCACCACACGGAGTCCCGGCGCTTCGTACGGCACTTGGAGCGCGAGGAGCACAAGGGCCGTTCGGTACCCGCCGACTGGTCGTGGATCGTGCCGCCGATGTCGGGCGCGACGACCGAGGTGTTCCACCGCACCTACGACGCGGCGGAGCTGCGGCCGAGGTTCGCGCACCATCCGGAGGCGGCCGCACGGGCCCGCGGCGAATCGATTCGGCGCATGTCGTGA
- a CDS encoding helix-turn-helix domain-containing protein, giving the protein MPIFRHGPPHIPTTTRYLAPGTGVLAHRHEVHQVVYAGQGVLSVTTDAGSWVAPATRAIWVPAGTAHEHRAYGETALHTVGVPVDRDPLGLARPAVLAVGPLLRELIIAYSSPGPKETPEARRMLAVVLDQLRHAPEKPLHLPTARDPRLVALCAILDDDPADPRSLAALGAAVGASARTLARLFRAEMGMTFPQWRTQLRLHHALVLLAGDASVTSVAQRCGWSSTSAFIDVFRRAFGHTPGARRAATGSGVPRGFTPGPTQG; this is encoded by the coding sequence GTGCCGATATTCCGCCACGGTCCGCCGCACATTCCGACCACGACGAGGTACCTGGCGCCGGGTACGGGTGTGCTGGCGCACCGCCACGAGGTGCATCAGGTCGTCTACGCGGGCCAGGGCGTCCTGTCGGTGACGACGGACGCGGGCAGTTGGGTCGCCCCGGCCACCCGGGCGATCTGGGTGCCGGCCGGGACGGCGCACGAGCACCGGGCGTACGGCGAGACCGCCCTGCACACCGTGGGCGTTCCGGTGGACCGCGATCCGCTGGGGCTTGCCCGGCCCGCGGTGCTCGCGGTGGGGCCGCTGCTGCGCGAGCTGATCATCGCGTACAGCTCGCCGGGTCCCAAGGAGACGCCCGAGGCGCGCCGGATGCTGGCGGTCGTCCTGGACCAGCTGCGGCACGCGCCCGAGAAGCCGCTGCACCTGCCCACGGCCCGCGATCCCCGGCTCGTTGCCCTCTGCGCGATCCTGGACGACGACCCGGCCGACCCCCGGTCGCTGGCGGCGCTGGGCGCGGCGGTGGGGGCGAGCGCCCGCACGCTGGCCCGGCTGTTCCGCGCGGAGATGGGGATGACGTTTCCGCAGTGGCGCACCCAACTGCGCCTGCACCACGCCCTGGTGCTGCTGGCCGGGGACGCCTCGGTCACCTCGGTGGCCCAGCGGTGCGGCTGGTCGTCGACGAGCGCGTTCATCGACGTCTTCCGGCGGGCGTTCGGGCACACGCCGGGCGCGCGCCGGGCCGCGACCGGGTCCGGTGTACCGCGCGGGTTTACCCCGGGCCCAACGCAGGGTTGA
- a CDS encoding MFS transporter codes for MALGHATVDFYQGAVPALVPFLVAERGYGYPAASGIVLAATLLSSLVQPLFGALTDRRTMPWLIPVSSLCAGVGIALSGLGGSYVLTWLAVALAGIGVAAYHPESARLARTAAGGSHVAMGWYSLGGTLGFALAPLAVGPVLTAGGLGATPWLVLPAAAGVLGTAASVRVLARRAAVGRAAAARSAAPDNWPVFLRLSAIVVCRSVVFVGLSAFIGLYAQERVGGGPATGSAALFTLFAGGAAGTVAGGRLAVRWGRVRTVRLAYAASVPAVAGVVLVPGPALFAFAALAAAVLYVPFSLHVTLGQDFLPSRVGTASGVTLGLAVSVGGVVSPGIGALGEEAGLGVALAPLTALCALAWWLARGLPEPDAAAYGASTGSARGTTSSV; via the coding sequence ATGGCCCTCGGCCACGCCACGGTCGACTTCTACCAGGGGGCGGTGCCCGCGCTCGTCCCCTTCCTGGTCGCCGAGCGCGGCTACGGCTACCCGGCCGCCTCCGGCATCGTGCTGGCCGCGACCCTGCTCTCCTCCCTCGTGCAGCCGCTGTTCGGGGCGCTCACCGACCGCCGGACGATGCCCTGGCTGATCCCGGTGAGCAGCCTGTGCGCGGGCGTCGGCATCGCGCTGTCCGGGCTCGGCGGCTCCTACGTCCTGACCTGGCTCGCGGTCGCGCTCGCCGGGATCGGCGTCGCCGCCTACCACCCGGAGTCCGCCCGGCTCGCCCGCACCGCCGCCGGGGGCAGCCACGTCGCCATGGGGTGGTACTCGCTGGGCGGCACCCTCGGCTTCGCGCTCGCGCCGCTAGCCGTAGGGCCGGTGCTCACGGCCGGGGGGCTCGGCGCGACGCCGTGGCTGGTGCTGCCCGCGGCGGCCGGGGTGCTGGGGACGGCGGCCTCGGTCCGGGTGCTCGCGCGGCGGGCGGCGGTCGGGCGGGCCGCCGCCGCCCGGTCGGCCGCGCCGGACAACTGGCCGGTGTTCCTGCGGCTTTCGGCGATCGTGGTCTGCCGCTCGGTGGTGTTCGTCGGGCTGAGCGCCTTCATCGGGCTGTACGCCCAGGAGCGCGTCGGCGGCGGCCCCGCGACCGGGTCGGCCGCGCTGTTCACCCTCTTCGCGGGCGGGGCGGCGGGCACGGTCGCCGGGGGGCGGCTCGCGGTGCGCTGGGGCCGGGTCCGTACCGTACGGCTCGCGTACGCAGCCTCGGTCCCGGCCGTGGCGGGCGTGGTCCTGGTGCCGGGGCCCGCGCTCTTCGCCTTCGCGGCGCTCGCGGCCGCCGTGCTGTACGTGCCGTTCTCCCTCCATGTGACCCTCGGGCAGGACTTCCTGCCGAGCCGGGTCGGCACGGCGAGCGGGGTCACGCTCGGACTCGCGGTGAGCGTCGGCGGAGTGGTCTCGCCCGGGATCGGCGCGCTGGGCGAGGAGGCGGGGCTCGGCGTGGCGCTCGCCCCGCTGACCGCTCTGTGCGCCCTCGCCTGGTGGCTGGCGCGCGGGCTGCCCGAGCCGGACGCGGCGGCCTACGGGGCGAGCACCGGCAGCGCGCGCGGCACCACGTCCAGCGTGTAG
- a CDS encoding diacylglycerol kinase family protein, translating into MSPSPKSVLVVANPAAGTYSREMAHEVARRIAGAGTPVELAVTERPGHARQLARAAGGPGGPAVLVCVGGDGTAHEIMTGLLAGREERRAALLVLPGGRGNSFYRELWSDRPWPAALEAALSAPHVRRVDLARIEETGELALLGASSGLAAQALTSVRDALGPGRRRYQTAVARTMIAFRPYRGRVSVDGVVVQSGATVSVLVGGGRRRGGQFMPLPRSVLDDGLLDICVAGAELPLRDMVRLARDGSHVGRDGVVYARGRRVVVERTDGEPLFFEHDGDLLHTGSARYTLDVVPRALPVLAP; encoded by the coding sequence ATGAGTCCGTCCCCCAAGTCCGTTCTGGTGGTGGCCAATCCAGCCGCGGGAACGTACTCCCGGGAGATGGCTCACGAGGTCGCGCGACGGATCGCGGGGGCCGGTACGCCCGTCGAGCTGGCTGTGACAGAGCGGCCGGGCCATGCCCGTCAGCTCGCCCGCGCCGCGGGCGGGCCGGGCGGCCCGGCCGTACTGGTGTGCGTCGGCGGCGACGGCACCGCCCACGAGATCATGACGGGTCTGCTCGCCGGGCGGGAGGAGCGGCGCGCCGCCCTGCTCGTCCTGCCCGGCGGCCGCGGCAACTCCTTCTACCGGGAGCTCTGGTCCGACCGCCCGTGGCCCGCCGCCCTGGAGGCCGCCCTGTCGGCGCCGCATGTGCGCCGCGTCGATCTGGCGCGGATCGAGGAGACCGGTGAACTGGCCCTGCTCGGCGCCTCGTCGGGGCTCGCCGCGCAGGCGCTCACCAGCGTGCGGGACGCGCTGGGCCCGGGCCGGCGGCGCTATCAGACGGCGGTGGCGCGCACGATGATCGCCTTCCGGCCGTACCGAGGCCGGGTGAGCGTGGACGGGGTCGTCGTGCAGTCCGGGGCGACCGTCTCGGTCCTGGTGGGCGGCGGACGGCGGCGCGGCGGGCAGTTCATGCCGCTGCCGCGCTCGGTGCTGGACGACGGGCTGCTCGACATCTGTGTGGCGGGCGCCGAACTGCCGCTGCGGGACATGGTGCGCCTGGCCCGCGACGGCAGCCATGTGGGGCGGGACGGCGTGGTGTACGCGCGGGGGCGCCGGGTGGTGGTGGAGCGCACGGACGGCGAGCCGCTGTTCTTCGAGCACGACGGGGACCTGCTGCACACCGGCTCGGCGCGCTACACGCTGGACGTGGTGCCGCGCGCGCTGCCGGTGCTCGCCCCGTAG
- a CDS encoding GDSL-type esterase/lipase family protein, translated as MEDDDPRCLRPGEARALLAGRPWRRAVVLSGQEGRLARNAVVPGYRPRVWPDRVARALREARPGLACLLVQARRELVLAEVRSRQLAQALAFRADLALIACGGPDVRARRFDADVVETELSRILASLKETECRHTVVVSPFDWSASGQVAPAQRDRVRSRQRLLVERLTIVTLRHGALHIDLMGQPDTDPGTLWGPQPGRLNSRGHALAAALVVRTLAARLAP; from the coding sequence ATGGAGGACGACGATCCGCGCTGTCTGCGCCCGGGCGAGGCCCGGGCCCTGCTGGCCGGCCGCCCATGGCGGCGGGCCGTGGTGCTCAGCGGACAGGAGGGCAGACTCGCCCGGAACGCCGTGGTCCCCGGCTACCGGCCCCGGGTCTGGCCCGACCGGGTGGCCCGGGCGCTGCGCGAGGCCCGCCCCGGCCTGGCCTGCCTCCTGGTGCAGGCCAGGCGCGAACTCGTACTCGCCGAGGTGCGCTCCCGCCAGCTGGCCCAGGCGCTTGCCTTCCGGGCCGACCTGGCCCTGATCGCGTGCGGCGGGCCCGATGTGCGGGCGCGCCGGTTCGACGCGGACGTGGTGGAGACCGAACTCAGCCGAATTCTCGCCTCGTTGAAGGAGACGGAGTGCCGCCACACCGTGGTGGTCAGCCCCTTCGACTGGTCCGCCTCCGGCCAGGTGGCCCCCGCCCAGCGCGACCGGGTGCGCTCCCGCCAGCGCCTCCTCGTGGAGCGCCTGACGATAGTGACGCTCCGTCATGGGGCGCTGCACATCGACCTGATGGGCCAGCCGGACACCGACCCCGGAACACTGTGGGGCCCGCAGCCGGGCCGCCTCAACAGCCGGGGCCACGCGCTGGCGGCGGCGCTGGTGGTACGGACACTGGCGGCCCGGCTCGCACCCTGA
- a CDS encoding aminotransferase class III-fold pyridoxal phosphate-dependent enzyme, with amino-acid sequence MTVAAVVRQRTGREALRRLYRSRTGEGRALGELLGGQVEVASQGAWITTDAGGRFLDCGGLGIPLTGARHPTVLRHVREQLERRPVASGLFPEPQSALAADALLSVAPPGLERVHFTGSPVQALTLAARMARARGRTRLVSMTGSQHEAYLEELIPAGASVVPYGDAAALRRMLAGVPGRACVLVEPVQGGAGVVLPPSGFLRGVAALCREYGALLALDETATGLGRLGAWWGAGGEEVAPDLLLVGGALGAGVVPLAAVVATAGVSAAFDHAPYADPYPCSGAPLAMAAARGAVAALREDNLVGRARVLGAEILRVTGRIVRGHYGPAVREVRGRGLLLGIEFTGPDAAAGLLIELVGHGVITGRAPGAPHVLRLAPPAVLTRADLDHLYEALDRSCRAETGRRLRN; translated from the coding sequence ATGACGGTCGCGGCGGTCGTCCGGCAGCGGACCGGCCGCGAGGCACTGCGCAGGCTGTACCGCTCCCGGACGGGCGAGGGGCGCGCCCTCGGCGAACTCCTCGGCGGCCAGGTCGAGGTGGCCTCCCAGGGCGCCTGGATCACCACCGACGCGGGCGGCCGGTTCCTGGACTGTGGCGGCCTCGGCATCCCGCTGACCGGGGCACGCCATCCGACCGTACTGCGCCACGTCCGCGAGCAGTTGGAGCGCCGGCCGGTGGCGAGCGGCCTCTTCCCTGAGCCGCAGTCCGCGCTCGCCGCCGACGCACTCCTCTCGGTCGCCCCGCCGGGCCTGGAACGGGTCCACTTCACAGGCTCGCCTGTCCAGGCCCTGACCCTCGCGGCCCGTATGGCCCGCGCCCGGGGCCGGACCCGGCTCGTCTCAATGACAGGCAGTCAGCACGAGGCATATCTCGAAGAGTTGATACCTGCGGGCGCCTCCGTGGTCCCGTACGGAGACGCGGCCGCGCTGCGGCGGATGCTCGCGGGGGTGCCCGGGCGGGCCTGTGTCCTCGTCGAGCCCGTCCAGGGCGGTGCGGGGGTGGTGCTGCCGCCGTCCGGCTTCCTGCGGGGCGTCGCCGCGCTGTGCCGGGAGTACGGGGCGCTCCTCGCCCTGGACGAGACCGCGACGGGGCTCGGGCGGCTCGGGGCCTGGTGGGGCGCGGGCGGCGAGGAGGTCGCGCCGGATCTGCTCCTGGTCGGCGGGGCGCTGGGCGCCGGGGTGGTCCCGCTGGCGGCGGTGGTGGCGACGGCCGGGGTGTCCGCCGCGTTCGACCACGCCCCGTACGCCGACCCGTACCCCTGCTCCGGCGCGCCGCTGGCGATGGCGGCCGCGCGCGGGGCCGTCGCGGCGCTGCGCGAGGACAACCTGGTCGGGCGGGCCCGGGTGCTCGGCGCGGAGATCCTGCGGGTGACCGGCCGGATCGTACGCGGGCACTACGGCCCGGCGGTGCGCGAGGTGCGCGGGCGGGGGCTGCTCCTCGGCATCGAGTTCACCGGCCCGGACGCGGCGGCCGGGCTGCTCATCGAGCTGGTGGGGCACGGCGTGATCACCGGCAGGGCGCCCGGGGCCCCGCACGTCCTGCGCCTCGCCCCGCCCGCCGTGCTCACCCGGGCCGATCTGGACCATCTGTACGAGGCGCTGGACCGGTCCTGCCGGGCCGAGACGGGCCGCCGCCTGAGGAACTGA
- a CDS encoding DUF2156 domain-containing protein — MSIDTFAVDGGDTVFGALRAHGENPSAFLAMNEGKEYFTVAGRPGVIPYRDTGGQLRQSAGVIAPHDGQEPLLRAFIQFAAERRRKVVATRLRRPEAQLFARCGFTVNQAGSSYSVYLPEFHLGGPRLADLRLAVSRAWLAGLRAAEAADGDNAARRGEVADGRRVFEGRIGDEVVASVTYLPVFGTRPGWLHHTAHRAPGAPQGALEAVGLEAVRVFAAEEAQWLHLGFTPFAGLGAQYELGSASVLAARLLRLAAERGEWRHTAAGRLAHQRIWDPHLVQPGYLAWQGRAAAGALGELLRLAKSP, encoded by the coding sequence ATGAGTATCGATACCTTCGCCGTTGACGGCGGCGACACGGTTTTCGGGGCGTTACGGGCCCACGGAGAGAATCCCAGCGCGTTCCTCGCGATGAACGAGGGAAAAGAGTACTTCACTGTTGCGGGCAGGCCCGGAGTGATCCCTTATCGGGATACCGGCGGCCAGCTGCGTCAATCCGCCGGAGTGATCGCTCCCCACGACGGCCAGGAGCCGTTGCTGCGCGCCTTCATTCAATTCGCCGCGGAACGCCGCCGCAAAGTGGTCGCCACCCGGCTGCGGCGCCCGGAGGCCCAGCTTTTCGCGCGCTGCGGCTTCACGGTGAACCAGGCGGGCTCGTCCTATTCGGTCTATCTGCCGGAATTCCACCTCGGCGGCCCGCGCCTGGCCGACCTGCGCCTCGCGGTGTCCCGGGCGTGGCTGGCGGGGCTGCGAGCGGCCGAAGCGGCGGACGGGGACAACGCGGCCCGGCGGGGGGAAGTGGCCGACGGGCGGCGGGTGTTCGAGGGCCGGATCGGGGACGAGGTCGTCGCGTCCGTCACGTATCTGCCGGTCTTCGGCACCCGCCCGGGGTGGCTGCACCACACCGCGCACCGGGCGCCGGGCGCGCCCCAGGGCGCCCTGGAAGCGGTCGGCCTGGAGGCGGTACGGGTCTTCGCGGCCGAGGAGGCGCAGTGGCTGCACCTCGGGTTCACCCCGTTCGCCGGACTCGGCGCGCAGTACGAGCTGGGGTCCGCCAGTGTGCTGGCGGCGCGGCTGCTGCGGCTGGCCGCCGAGCGCGGCGAGTGGCGGCACACGGCGGCCGGGCGGCTCGCCCACCAGCGCATCTGGGATCCGCATCTGGTGCAGCCCGGCTATCTGGCCTGGCAGGGCCGGGCGGCCGCCGGGGCGCTCGGCGAGCTGCTGAGGCTCGCCAAGTCGCCCTGA
- a CDS encoding AfsR/SARP family transcriptional regulator: MEITDGHLTFRIPGEKLRAIVAALALSPNRPVSRHDLIDELWGEELPRNAENSLQGHVARLRRIIESRTGRDGLRGLIQTSSFGYALSLPERDVDASLFTTLVRQATAARRASPERVVRLLTEALALWRGPALLDTGQGMISRLAYTRLTEVRLMAYEHLFDAELDLGRHREVITELQQLHAQYPLRERFCEQLITALYRSGRQAEALDAYHRTRQRLSHHLGLEPGDALRARFQDILRREPVAL, translated from the coding sequence TTGGAAATCACCGACGGCCATCTCACCTTCCGGATTCCCGGCGAGAAGCTCAGGGCGATCGTGGCCGCACTGGCCCTGTCGCCCAACCGGCCCGTCTCACGCCACGATCTCATCGACGAGCTGTGGGGTGAGGAACTCCCGCGCAACGCGGAGAACTCGCTCCAGGGCCATGTCGCCCGGCTGCGCCGCATCATCGAGTCCCGCACGGGGCGCGACGGGCTGCGCGGCCTCATCCAGACGTCCAGCTTCGGCTATGCGCTGTCGCTGCCCGAACGGGACGTCGACGCCTCGCTGTTCACCACCCTGGTGCGGCAGGCCACGGCCGCGCGCCGGGCGTCGCCGGAGCGCGTGGTCCGGCTGCTCACCGAGGCCCTGGCCCTGTGGCGCGGACCCGCGCTCCTCGACACCGGCCAGGGCATGATCAGCCGGCTCGCCTACACCCGGCTCACCGAGGTGCGGCTGATGGCGTACGAGCACCTCTTCGACGCCGAGCTCGACCTCGGCAGGCACCGCGAGGTGATCACCGAACTCCAGCAGCTGCACGCCCAGTACCCGCTGCGCGAACGGTTCTGCGAGCAGCTCATCACCGCGCTGTACCGGTCGGGGCGCCAGGCCGAGGCACTCGACGCCTACCACCGCACCCGGCAGCGGCTCTCGCACCACCTCGGCCTGGAGCCCGGGGACGCCCTGCGCGCCCGCTTCCAGGACATCCTGCGCAGAGAGCCGGTCGCCCTCTGA
- a CDS encoding SPFH domain-containing protein, with protein sequence MADINRRFGWRHARSAPTAYIRHHKRGRLVHDGPGLSFWFRPLSAALSEVPVDDRELAMAFHARTSDFQDVTVQATVTYRVSDPAVAAARLDFSIDPDSGVWRGAPLEQLSTLLTETAQQHALDVLARTPLAAALVDGVASVRERISAGLAAEPRLPATGIEVVAVRVVAIRPEPEVERALRTPAREQIQQEADRATYERRAVAVERERTIAENELASKVELARREEQLVEQRGTNARREAEENAAADGVRAEAEAARTVRLAQAEAEAARTTGEARAEAQAAWLRVHADADTATLHALTATRLAENLPRIDSLTLSPDVLTGLLAKLARPAGEER encoded by the coding sequence ATGGCCGACATCAACCGCCGGTTCGGCTGGCGGCACGCGCGCTCCGCGCCCACCGCCTACATCCGCCACCACAAGCGCGGCCGGCTCGTCCACGACGGCCCCGGGCTCAGCTTCTGGTTCCGGCCGCTGTCCGCCGCCCTCTCCGAAGTGCCGGTCGACGACCGGGAGCTGGCGATGGCCTTCCACGCCAGGACGTCCGACTTCCAGGACGTGACCGTGCAGGCCACCGTCACCTACCGGGTCAGCGACCCGGCCGTCGCCGCCGCCCGGCTCGACTTCTCGATCGACCCGGACAGCGGTGTGTGGCGCGGCGCCCCGCTGGAGCAGCTGTCCACGCTGCTCACCGAGACCGCCCAGCAGCACGCGCTCGACGTGCTCGCCCGCACCCCGCTGGCGGCCGCCCTCGTCGACGGGGTGGCGTCGGTGCGCGAGCGGATCTCGGCCGGGCTGGCGGCCGAGCCCCGGCTGCCCGCCACCGGCATCGAGGTGGTGGCGGTCCGGGTGGTCGCCATCCGCCCCGAGCCGGAGGTGGAGCGGGCGCTGCGCACCCCCGCCCGCGAGCAGATCCAGCAGGAGGCCGACCGGGCGACGTACGAGCGCCGTGCGGTGGCCGTCGAGCGCGAGCGCACCATCGCCGAGAACGAGCTCGCCAGCAAGGTCGAACTCGCCCGCAGGGAAGAGCAGTTGGTCGAGCAGCGCGGCACCAACGCCCGCCGCGAGGCCGAGGAGAACGCGGCCGCCGACGGTGTACGCGCCGAGGCCGAGGCCGCCCGTACGGTCCGGCTCGCGCAGGCCGAGGCGGAAGCGGCCCGCACCACCGGCGAGGCCCGCGCCGAGGCGCAGGCGGCCTGGCTGCGGGTACACGCGGACGCCGACACGGCGACGCTCCACGCCCTCACCGCGACCCGGCTCGCCGAGAACCTGCCCCGGATCGACAGCCTCACCCTCTCCCCCGACGTGCTCACCGGGCTGCTCGCCAAGCTGGCCCGCCCGGCCGGGGAGGAGCGGTGA